A genomic segment from Triticum dicoccoides isolate Atlit2015 ecotype Zavitan chromosome 1A, WEW_v2.0, whole genome shotgun sequence encodes:
- the LOC119287957 gene encoding heat stress transcription factor A-4d-like, translating into MDMDMDMEGGSQSQPQGASLSPAPFLIKTYEMVEDPATGRVVSWGPGGASFVVWNPPDFSRDLLPKYFKHNNFSSFIRQLNTYGFRKIDPERWEFANDDFIRGHMHLLKNIHRRKPVHSHSPQNQVNGPLAESERREYEEEISRLKHENSVLVAELQRQAQQQCGLSWLMQSLEERLLAMEQRQADVVASVRDIQQRRRGDVHPGQQTMLELEPTDHFSKKRRVPTIGFFAEEPAAAAEEQLRATGGETPGMVMVNAEPFEKMELALVSMEKLVQRAGNYAPSEDMFSAATASASASAAPSTDDPAHAGLQEAPVETGVDLQPTSPELAEPPGYAVQSPMLLFPEIQEDKRNTTAEVDMSSEASTTDTSQDETNAEAETPHEQAVANDLFWERFLTDTPKPPAVEDSHESKDGVKMGLDCYWFGHRNNVDQITEQMGHLASAQKI; encoded by the exons ATGGACATGGACATGGACATGGAGGGGGGCTCGCAGTCGCAGCCGCAGGGCGCCTCGCTCTCGCCGGCGCCGTTCCTGATCAAGACCTACGAGATGGTGGAGGACCCGGCGACCGGCCGCGTGGTGTCGTGGGGCCCCGGCGGCGCCAGCTTCGTGGTGTGGAACCCGCCCGACTTCTCCCGGGACCTGCTGCCCAAGTACTTCAAGCACAACAACTTCTCTAGCTTCATCCGGCAGCTCAACACCTAC GGTTTCCGGAAGATCGACCCGGAGCGATGGgagttcgcgaacgacgacttcatcAGGGGGCACATGCACCTCCTGAAGAACATCCACCGGCGCAAGCCGGTGCACAGCCACTCGCCGCAGAACCAGGTGAACGGGCCGCTGGCGGAGTCGGAGAGGCGCGAGTACGAGGAGGAGATCAGCAGGCTCAAGCACGAGAACAGCGTGCTCGTGGCAGAGCTCCAGAGGCAGGCGCAGCAGCAGTGCGGTCTCAGCTGGCTGATGCAGTCGCTGGAGGAGCGGCTGCTGGCGATGGAGCAGCGGCAGGCGGACGTCGTGGCCTCCGTGCGTGACATCCAGCAGAGGAGACGAGGCGACGTTCATCCAGGGCAGCAGACCATGCTGGAACTGGAGCCGACAGACCATTTCAGCAAGAAGAGGAGGGTCCCGACGATCGGTTTCTTCGCCGAGGAGCCCGCCGCGGCGGCCGAGGAGCAGCTGCGGGCGACTGGTGGTGAGACGCCGGGCATGGTCATGGTGAACGCCGAGCCTTTTGAGAAGATGGAGCTGGCCCTGGTCTCCATGGAGAAGCTCGTCCAGAGGGCGGGCAACTATGCGCCCTCTGAAGACATGTTCAGCGCTGCtactgcttctgcttctgcttctgctgCACCCAGCACTGATGATCCGGCTCATGCAGGTCTGCAGGAAGCACCAGTGGAGACCGGAGTAGATCTTCAGCCAACTTCACCGGAGCTAGCAGAGCCTCCGGGTTATGCTGTCCAGAGTCCAATGCTACTATTCCCAGAAATTCAAGAAGACAAGCGCAATACAACGGCCGAAGTCGACATGAGCTCCGAGGCCAGCACCACAGACACTTCGCAGGACGAGACGAACGCCGAGGCCGAGACTCCACATGAACAGGCCGTGGCGAACGATCTGTTCTGGGAGCGGTTTCTGACAGACACGCCGAAGCCGCCAGCCGTCGAGGATAGCCATGAATCCAAGGACGGTGTGAAGATGGGCCTAGACTGCTACTGGTTCGGTCACCGTAACAATGTCGACCAGATCACCGAGCAGATGGGGCACCTCGCTTCTGCACAGAAGATCTGA